The following proteins are co-located in the Ensifer sp. WSM1721 genome:
- a CDS encoding cytochrome b gives MLRNSDSGFGLATIVLHWTIAVLILGLTLLGFIMRRTEIDPALQFSLYQWHKSFGFTALGLAILRTAWWFTERSPAPVAGLGPLEHIAARMTHSVLILLALVVPLAGWAVVSASTLNIPSFYFNAIVIPHLPLAQSETSEAFWTFAHALLAYLTLGLVMLHAAAALYHHSIRRDEVLVRMLRPSYGSRRSRTLDAHENDNTAVERK, from the coding sequence ATGCTCCGCAACAGCGACAGCGGATTTGGATTGGCAACCATCGTCCTGCACTGGACGATTGCCGTTCTCATCCTCGGGCTCACCCTGCTCGGCTTCATCATGCGCCGGACCGAAATCGACCCGGCTCTGCAATTTTCCCTCTACCAATGGCACAAATCCTTCGGGTTCACAGCGCTGGGGCTCGCTATCCTTCGCACCGCCTGGTGGTTCACCGAGCGCAGTCCGGCGCCTGTTGCGGGCCTTGGTCCACTGGAGCACATAGCGGCCCGTATGACGCACTCGGTGCTTATCCTCCTCGCGCTCGTCGTGCCGCTCGCCGGCTGGGCGGTCGTGTCCGCCTCGACGCTGAACATCCCGAGCTTCTATTTCAATGCGATCGTCATTCCGCATCTGCCGCTTGCACAATCAGAAACTTCGGAGGCGTTCTGGACCTTTGCCCACGCCTTGCTTGCCTATCTCACTCTCGGCCTGGTCATGCTCCACGCGGCGGCAGCACTCTACCACCACTCGATAAGACGCGACGAAGTGCTCGTCCGCATGCTTCGGCCCAGTTACGGCTCACGGCGCTCCCGGACGCTCGACGCTCACGAGAACGACAACACCGCCGTCGAGAGGAAATGA
- a CDS encoding YceI family protein, producing MMIPRGQTIRAIVSFALLAFSAAPATGARPPALADAAGNYRIASSSVIHFSIAQVGGGGGIAGNFAKFSGGFRIDGNSIQRSSVEFTLYPESVRSSERRIENFLRSSAVFDTANHKTVTFRSTSVTQTGPDTATVEGTLTARGKARKERFAVTLTDWNRRSISFTIRGSIRRSPYGIDVGTPIYSNVVEFDMNIRGLRR from the coding sequence ATGATGATCCCACGCGGGCAGACCATAAGAGCGATTGTTTCATTCGCGCTTCTCGCCTTCTCGGCAGCACCTGCGACGGGCGCGAGGCCGCCGGCGCTTGCGGACGCGGCCGGCAATTACCGTATCGCCAGCTCCTCTGTCATCCATTTCAGCATCGCGCAGGTCGGTGGCGGCGGTGGCATTGCTGGGAATTTCGCAAAATTTTCCGGCGGATTTCGGATAGACGGCAACAGTATCCAGCGATCCTCCGTCGAGTTCACGCTTTACCCGGAGAGCGTGAGGTCCAGCGAGCGGCGCATCGAGAATTTCCTACGCTCCAGCGCCGTTTTCGACACGGCCAACCATAAGACGGTGACCTTTCGTTCCACCAGCGTCACGCAGACTGGGCCGGACACCGCGACAGTCGAAGGGACGCTGACCGCCCGCGGCAAGGCCCGCAAGGAGCGGTTTGCGGTCACGCTCACGGACTGGAACAGGCGTTCGATTTCCTTCACCATTCGCGGCAGCATCCGCCGATCGCCCTATGGCATCGACGTCGGAACGCCCATCTATTCCAACGTCGTCGAGTTCGACATGAACATCAGAGGACTGAGGCGCTGA
- the tpiA gene encoding triose-phosphate isomerase: protein MTPDIRPLVAGNWKMNGTRASLDQIKAMAEGVKGELSTKVDTLICPPATLLYVATALCDDSPLMIGAQDCHQKEAGAHTGDISAEMIADCFGTHVIVGHSERRTDHGESDALVHAKAEAAHAAELVAIVCIGETEAERKGGETLDVLKRQLAGSLPDGATAENTVIAYEPVWAIGTGLTPTAADVEEAHAFMRRELVHRFGAEGGKMRILYGGSVKPSNAKELMGVANVDGALIGGASLKADDFLAIYRAYEELTA, encoded by the coding sequence ATGACGCCCGATATCCGCCCGCTCGTTGCAGGCAACTGGAAGATGAATGGAACGCGCGCATCGCTGGACCAGATCAAGGCCATGGCGGAGGGCGTCAAGGGTGAGCTTTCCACCAAGGTGGACACGCTGATCTGCCCGCCGGCAACGCTGCTTTATGTTGCGACGGCGCTTTGCGACGACAGTCCGCTGATGATCGGTGCTCAGGACTGCCACCAGAAGGAGGCGGGCGCCCATACCGGCGACATTTCGGCCGAGATGATCGCCGATTGTTTCGGCACCCACGTCATCGTCGGCCACTCCGAGCGCCGCACCGACCACGGCGAGAGCGACGCACTGGTGCATGCCAAAGCCGAAGCAGCCCACGCCGCTGAGCTCGTCGCAATCGTCTGCATTGGCGAGACGGAAGCGGAGCGCAAGGGCGGCGAGACCCTCGATGTCCTGAAACGCCAGCTCGCAGGAAGCCTGCCGGACGGAGCGACGGCCGAGAACACCGTGATCGCCTACGAGCCGGTTTGGGCGATCGGCACGGGGCTTACACCGACGGCCGCCGACGTCGAGGAAGCGCACGCCTTCATGCGCCGCGAACTCGTGCACCGTTTTGGTGCGGAAGGCGGTAAGATGCGCATTCTCTACGGCGGCTCCGTGAAGCCCTCCAACGCCAAGGAACTGATGGGCGTCGCCAATGTCGACGGCGCGCTGATCGGCGGTGCGAGCTTGAAAGCCGACGATTTCCTCGCCATTTACAGGGCCTACGAGGAATTGACGGCCTGA
- a CDS encoding helix-turn-helix domain-containing protein has protein sequence MPSDERRTAILAEAAALFAEEGFGASTRALALRLGITQAALYKHFRSKDEIIAALFHERAMRWRKEDWRAALTSNEAPLVERLGRLYAGYVGAITGRSMRLFVRAGLDGYGQPGRRGAVLTASILEPVIGALRREAGLPDLSSRPMQHEEREIAMTLHGALMFLAIRKHVYRMPLPDDLTQYAMRQVRLWLPGAIAEMRQLHASPPEEIVPQLAPRR, from the coding sequence TTGCCGTCCGATGAACGTCGCACCGCTATTCTTGCCGAGGCAGCGGCGCTGTTCGCGGAAGAAGGCTTCGGAGCTTCGACGCGCGCGCTGGCCTTGCGCCTCGGTATCACGCAAGCCGCGCTCTATAAGCATTTCCGGAGCAAGGACGAGATTATCGCAGCGCTGTTCCACGAGCGTGCCATGCGTTGGCGCAAGGAGGACTGGCGTGCGGCGCTCACCTCGAACGAAGCGCCGCTCGTCGAGCGGCTCGGTCGTCTTTATGCCGGCTACGTCGGTGCCATCACCGGCCGGTCGATGCGCCTGTTCGTTCGTGCCGGTCTGGACGGTTATGGTCAGCCCGGCCGGCGCGGCGCCGTGCTGACCGCGTCGATCCTTGAGCCGGTCATCGGCGCGCTGAGGCGCGAGGCCGGCCTGCCGGACCTTTCGAGCCGCCCCATGCAGCACGAAGAGCGCGAAATCGCCATGACGCTGCACGGTGCGCTCATGTTCCTCGCGATCCGCAAGCACGTTTATCGGATGCCGTTGCCGGACGATCTCACGCAATATGCCATGCGCCAGGTGCGCCTCTGGCTGCCTGGTGCGATTGCCGAGATGCGGCAGCTCCACGCCAGTCCTCCGGAAGAGATTGTGCCGCAACTTGCGCCGCGGCGGTGA
- a CDS encoding cytochrome P460 family protein — protein sequence MRKIVAISLAAVFVSGLAGYTLAGPDRVAFPTGYAERFVLFNTVDRPDRKTIRFMYVSPESHAKAKAGEPAPDGTILIMEDHRAKLDASGSVELGPDGRLVPTDQITNVFVMEKRAGWGEAYPPEVRNGDWDYAHYLPDGAPKADAKFDGCFSCHRNRAGRDFNFTYAKYLLDREGK from the coding sequence ATGCGCAAGATCGTCGCCATCAGCCTGGCCGCCGTCTTCGTTTCAGGCCTGGCGGGCTATACGCTTGCCGGGCCGGACCGCGTCGCCTTCCCGACGGGCTATGCTGAACGCTTCGTGCTCTTCAACACCGTCGACCGGCCGGACCGTAAGACCATTCGCTTCATGTATGTGAGCCCGGAGAGCCATGCCAAAGCGAAGGCCGGCGAGCCGGCCCCTGACGGAACCATTCTCATCATGGAGGATCACCGGGCGAAACTGGACGCCTCCGGCAGTGTCGAGCTTGGGCCGGACGGTCGCCTCGTGCCGACCGACCAGATAACCAATGTCTTCGTCATGGAGAAGCGCGCGGGCTGGGGCGAAGCCTATCCGCCAGAGGTGCGCAATGGCGACTGGGACTATGCGCATTACCTGCCCGATGGCGCGCCCAAGGCGGATGCAAAATTCGACGGATGCTTCTCCTGCCATCGCAACCGGGCCGGCCGCGATTTCAATTTCACCTACGCGAAGTATCTTTTGGACCGCGAGGGCAAGTAG
- a CDS encoding DUF3179 domain-containing (seleno)protein — MPGVPVTVTYCPLCNTGIVFDRRLAGRTLDFGTTGKASPFGSGDVRPPDGELVAAIWR, encoded by the coding sequence GTGCCGGGCGTGCCGGTAACGGTGACCTATTGCCCTTTGTGCAACACCGGCATCGTCTTCGATCGGCGACTCGCCGGCAGAACGCTCGATTTCGGTACGACCGGGAAGGCTTCGCCATTCGGATCTGGTGATGTACGACCGCCAGACGGAGAGCTGGTGGCAGCAATTTGGCGGTGA
- a CDS encoding glycogen debranching N-terminal domain-containing protein, with product MSIPHEQPDESLVRLRVRPETVYVTKGRTVLATGPDGFLDSAPDQGLFVHQTRMLSRYRYLIEGRRLHPVSVSNVAQHSWLGYFIASTRSFTDREPAIAEIAQNCVELRLSRYVGEGFHEDADLTNFTQETVQFVLALELDADFADQGETRGERRQIGRLARRWSEGEKAWELSFAYTAHHTYDHQGEEGTASIKRGLRVRFSNTSTPPRHTERGIAFQVTLAPHEKWHCCLDFLPVLDERELVPTYRCRSFGPTANDYDSATRRFMSKATRFSSAESGTLSNVVVGSLEQAKRDLDALRLHDLDLSERGWTVAAGLPLYVALFGRDTLTAAWEAAPVTSEVMEGLPAYNPYSYHRGTVWPVEHGPFAIGAYRYGCHDYVERICRSQFETAAMFDFFRLPECIAGHQRGEDHPFPAVYPVANSPQAWSSTTVYTLLQAMLGLQPFAPLRMLFVDPFLPEWLPEITVSNLRVADAVVTLRFFRRKDGRSDYRVLEKRGRLHVIRQPSPWSLTAGYWERAKDILLSLAPGR from the coding sequence ATGTCCATACCCCATGAGCAGCCTGACGAAAGTCTGGTCCGCCTGCGCGTGCGACCTGAAACGGTCTACGTGACCAAGGGCCGGACCGTACTGGCCACAGGTCCCGATGGATTCCTCGACAGCGCACCCGATCAAGGCCTATTTGTCCACCAGACGAGGATGCTCAGCCGCTACCGATACCTGATCGAAGGTCGGCGCCTGCATCCTGTCTCTGTCTCTAACGTGGCTCAGCACTCGTGGCTGGGCTACTTCATCGCCTCCACGCGATCGTTCACGGACCGGGAGCCGGCAATCGCGGAAATTGCCCAGAATTGCGTGGAACTGCGGCTGTCGCGCTACGTCGGCGAGGGATTTCACGAGGACGCGGACCTGACGAACTTCACTCAGGAAACCGTCCAATTCGTCCTCGCCCTGGAGTTGGACGCTGACTTCGCCGACCAGGGCGAAACGCGCGGCGAACGTCGTCAGATAGGGCGGTTGGCCCGAAGATGGAGCGAAGGAGAGAAAGCCTGGGAATTGAGTTTCGCCTACACAGCGCATCACACCTACGATCACCAGGGGGAAGAAGGCACCGCCTCAATCAAACGTGGACTGCGGGTCCGATTCTCAAACACCAGCACACCGCCTCGGCATACGGAGCGCGGGATCGCCTTTCAGGTCACACTAGCGCCCCACGAAAAGTGGCACTGCTGCCTTGACTTCCTTCCGGTGCTGGACGAACGCGAGCTTGTCCCGACCTACAGATGCCGCTCGTTTGGGCCGACGGCAAACGACTACGACAGTGCCACTCGGCGCTTCATGAGCAAGGCCACTCGCTTTTCAAGCGCCGAGAGCGGCACGCTGTCGAATGTGGTGGTCGGCTCCCTTGAGCAGGCAAAGCGGGATCTCGACGCCTTGCGGCTCCACGATCTCGATTTATCGGAGCGTGGCTGGACGGTCGCAGCGGGGCTGCCGCTCTATGTCGCGCTGTTCGGCCGCGACACGCTTACGGCCGCCTGGGAAGCCGCTCCGGTTACGTCCGAAGTGATGGAGGGCCTTCCCGCCTACAACCCATATTCCTATCATCGGGGCACTGTCTGGCCGGTCGAGCACGGCCCGTTTGCAATCGGCGCCTACCGCTATGGATGCCATGACTATGTCGAGCGGATTTGCCGCTCCCAATTCGAGACCGCTGCCATGTTCGATTTCTTCCGTCTGCCGGAGTGCATAGCCGGTCATCAGCGCGGCGAGGATCACCCTTTCCCAGCGGTCTACCCTGTCGCGAACTCGCCACAGGCATGGTCGTCAACAACCGTCTACACGCTCCTCCAGGCGATGCTCGGTCTTCAGCCTTTCGCCCCTTTGCGCATGCTGTTCGTCGACCCGTTCCTGCCCGAATGGCTACCGGAGATCACAGTCTCGAACCTGCGGGTGGCGGATGCTGTTGTGACCCTCAGGTTCTTTCGCCGCAAAGACGGCAGGAGCGATTACAGGGTTCTGGAAAAGCGCGGCCGGCTGCACGTCATAAGACAGCCAAGTCCCTGGTCTTTGACGGCAGGCTATTGGGAGCGCGCCAAGGATATTCTTCTGAGCCTCGCTCCGGGCCGATAG
- a CDS encoding DUF3179 domain-containing (seleno)protein — MYDRQTESWWQQFGGEAIVGELAGRSLKIVPSRLESFESFRARAPEGRVLVPNNPRFRAYGSNPYVGYDQAPRPFLFTGRLPDKVPAMMRVVAVGKEAWTLPLVREKGVIKAGELRIRWRPGQASALDTADITRGADVGNVVVQRHGKDVPYTVTFAFAFFAFEPHGTLHTKEGPVTHR; from the coding sequence ATGTACGACCGCCAGACGGAGAGCTGGTGGCAGCAATTTGGCGGTGAGGCCATCGTCGGCGAATTGGCGGGCCGGTCGCTGAAAATCGTCCCTTCGCGCCTCGAGTCCTTCGAGAGTTTTCGCGCGCGGGCTCCCGAAGGTCGCGTGCTGGTGCCGAACAATCCGCGATTCCGCGCCTACGGCAGCAATCCTTACGTCGGCTACGACCAGGCGCCGCGGCCGTTCCTGTTTACGGGCAGACTCCCGGACAAGGTGCCGGCAATGATGCGGGTCGTGGCTGTGGGCAAGGAGGCCTGGACACTGCCGCTGGTGCGCGAGAAGGGCGTCATCAAGGCCGGTGAGCTGCGCATTCGTTGGCGGCCAGGACAGGCCTCCGCACTCGACACCGCGGATATCACCCGCGGTGCCGATGTCGGCAATGTGGTGGTGCAGCGCCATGGCAAAGACGTGCCCTACACCGTCACGTTCGCCTTCGCATTTTTTGCTTTCGAGCCCCACGGAACATTACACACGAAAGAGGGACCAGTTACGCACAGATGA
- a CDS encoding VOC family protein, producing the protein MNLPKRTARPLDHLVLPVADLTRARRRLTNLGFTVADDARHPFGTANACVFFSDNTYLEPLAVASREECEAAALDGNVFVARDQAFRFRQGPEGLSAIVLGTPDATEDHIRFRSCGISGGDMLEFSRPMRLPDGREGLGSFRLAFAADLRSPDFFLFSCQRIRALPIDSTSLHHHENGVLGIAEVVLSEQNPTDFQYLLQEGVDEREVSAHSFGMDIQAGSAKLTVLNSAGMEAFFGRSVSGAERGLRGRAVVFRVADLEATRGLFAANDIEFAEMGGRLIVPEAPGQGVIFAFGV; encoded by the coding sequence ATGAACCTGCCCAAGCGAACCGCCCGCCCGCTCGATCATCTCGTGCTGCCGGTGGCCGATCTCACGCGGGCAAGGCGGCGTCTCACAAATCTCGGCTTCACTGTTGCCGACGACGCACGCCATCCCTTCGGCACCGCGAACGCCTGCGTCTTCTTCTCGGACAACACCTATCTGGAGCCGCTTGCCGTCGCCTCGCGCGAGGAATGCGAGGCCGCCGCCCTTGACGGCAACGTCTTCGTGGCGCGCGATCAGGCGTTCCGTTTCCGCCAGGGACCGGAAGGTCTCTCGGCGATCGTGCTTGGGACGCCGGACGCGACCGAAGATCACATCCGTTTCCGCTCGTGCGGCATCTCCGGCGGAGATATGTTGGAGTTCTCTCGCCCGATGCGGCTGCCGGACGGGCGTGAAGGCCTCGGCTCTTTCCGGCTCGCCTTTGCCGCGGATCTGCGCTCGCCGGATTTCTTTCTTTTCAGTTGCCAGCGCATCCGCGCCCTGCCGATCGACAGCACGTCGCTTCATCACCATGAGAACGGCGTGCTCGGCATAGCCGAGGTCGTGCTTTCGGAACAGAACCCGACCGATTTCCAGTATCTGCTACAGGAAGGCGTCGACGAACGCGAGGTGTCGGCCCATTCCTTCGGCATGGACATCCAGGCCGGCAGCGCCAAGCTCACCGTCCTGAACTCGGCCGGCATGGAGGCTTTCTTCGGCCGATCGGTAAGCGGTGCCGAACGCGGCTTGCGCGGCCGCGCGGTGGTGTTCCGCGTCGCCGACCTCGAAGCGACGCGCGGGCTGTTTGCGGCCAACGATATCGAATTTGCAGAAATGGGCGGACGCCTCATTGTTCCGGAAGCGCCGGGGCAGGGGGTGATTTTCGCGTTTGGAGTGTGA
- a CDS encoding CTP synthase, with product MTPMARYVFITGGVVSSLGKGIAAAALGALLQARGYRVRLRKLDPYLNVDPGTMSPTQHGEVFVTDDGAETDLDLGHYERFTGRSATKTDNITTGRIYKNIIDKERRGDYLGATVQVIPHVTNEIKNFVTEGNDDYDFVICEIGGTVGDIEAMPFMEAIRQLGNDLPRGTAVYVHLTLMPYIPAAGELKTKPTQHSVKELQALGIHPDILLVRADREIPEAERRKLSLFCNVRQSAVIQALDVASIYDVPIAYHKEGLDNEVLAAFGIEPAPKPRMQAWEDVAHRIRTPEGEVTIAIVGKYTGLKDAYKSLIEALYHGGIANRVKVKLEWIESEIFEKEDPAPYLEKVHGILVPGGFGERGSQGKINAARFARERKVPYFGICFGMQMAVVEAARNLAGIEKASSTEFGPTKEPVVGLMTEWVKGNELEKRSALGDLGGTMRLGAYRAALKPSTKIAEIYGSTDISERHRHRYEVNVDYKDRLESCGLVFSGMSPDGLLPETIEYPDHPWFIGVQYHPELKSRPLDPHPLFASFVEAALVQSRLV from the coding sequence GTGACTCCCATGGCGCGATATGTATTCATCACTGGCGGCGTGGTTTCCTCCCTCGGAAAAGGCATTGCTGCGGCCGCTCTTGGAGCGTTGCTGCAGGCGCGTGGCTACCGGGTGAGGCTGCGCAAGCTCGATCCCTATCTGAACGTGGACCCGGGCACCATGAGCCCGACCCAGCACGGCGAGGTGTTCGTCACCGACGACGGCGCCGAAACCGACCTCGATCTCGGCCACTACGAGCGCTTCACCGGGCGTTCGGCAACGAAAACCGACAACATCACCACGGGTCGGATCTACAAGAACATCATCGACAAGGAACGGCGCGGCGACTATCTCGGCGCGACGGTGCAGGTGATCCCGCACGTCACCAACGAAATCAAAAACTTCGTTACCGAGGGCAACGACGATTACGATTTCGTCATCTGTGAGATCGGCGGCACCGTCGGCGACATCGAGGCGATGCCTTTCATGGAGGCGATCCGCCAGCTCGGCAACGACTTGCCGCGCGGCACCGCCGTCTACGTCCACCTGACGCTGATGCCCTATATTCCGGCCGCGGGCGAGCTGAAGACCAAGCCCACCCAGCATTCGGTCAAGGAACTGCAGGCGCTCGGCATTCATCCCGATATCCTGCTTGTCCGCGCCGACCGCGAAATCCCGGAAGCCGAACGCCGCAAGCTGTCGCTGTTCTGCAACGTCCGCCAATCCGCGGTCATTCAAGCACTTGACGTGGCCTCGATCTATGACGTGCCGATCGCCTACCATAAGGAGGGCCTCGACAACGAAGTGCTTGCCGCCTTCGGTATCGAGCCGGCGCCGAAGCCGCGCATGCAGGCCTGGGAAGATGTCGCTCATCGCATCCGCACGCCGGAAGGCGAGGTGACGATTGCGATCGTCGGCAAATATACCGGCCTCAAGGACGCCTATAAGTCGCTGATCGAGGCGCTCTATCACGGCGGCATCGCCAACCGCGTCAAGGTCAAGCTCGAATGGATCGAGTCGGAGATCTTCGAAAAGGAAGACCCGGCGCCCTATCTGGAAAAGGTCCACGGCATTCTCGTTCCCGGCGGTTTTGGCGAGCGCGGCTCGCAGGGCAAGATCAACGCGGCCCGCTTTGCCCGCGAGCGCAAAGTGCCCTATTTCGGCATCTGTTTCGGCATGCAGATGGCGGTCGTCGAGGCAGCCCGCAATCTCGCCGGCATCGAGAAGGCGTCGTCGACCGAATTCGGGCCGACCAAGGAACCGGTCGTCGGCCTAATGACCGAATGGGTCAAAGGCAACGAGCTCGAGAAGCGTTCGGCCTTGGGCGACCTTGGCGGCACCATGCGCCTCGGCGCCTACCGGGCGGCCCTCAAGCCGAGTACCAAGATCGCCGAGATTTATGGTTCGACGGACATTTCCGAGCGCCACCGTCACCGCTATGAGGTCAACGTCGACTACAAGGATCGGTTGGAGTCCTGCGGTCTCGTCTTCTCTGGCATGTCGCCGGACGGCCTGCTGCCGGAAACGATCGAATACCCGGACCATCCCTGGTTCATCGGCGTTCAGTATCATCCGGAGCTGAAGTCGCGTCCGCTCGATCCGCACCCGCTCTTTGCGAGCTTCGTCGAGGCGGCGTTGGTGCAGTCGCGGCTCGTTTAG
- a CDS encoding cupredoxin domain-containing protein gives MRAVIFLTMAGTVLASASHAGEHRIGMVGMAYAPAMIEAKVGDTLVFLNDDTRAHNVLIATVGFSTDLGKQEPGSETTLTVRKTGAFDVECVIHEEMHTRVVVRP, from the coding sequence ATGCGCGCGGTAATTTTTCTGACCATGGCTGGCACTGTTTTGGCATCTGCGAGTCACGCCGGCGAACACCGCATCGGCATGGTGGGCATGGCCTACGCGCCCGCGATGATCGAGGCGAAGGTGGGCGACACGCTCGTCTTCCTAAATGACGACACTCGGGCGCACAACGTGCTGATAGCCACCGTCGGCTTTTCGACCGACCTCGGCAAGCAGGAACCGGGGAGCGAGACAACCCTCACAGTCCGCAAAACCGGGGCGTTTGATGTCGAATGCGTCATCCACGAGGAAATGCACACCCGCGTCGTCGTAAGACCGTAA
- the secG gene encoding preprotein translocase subunit SecG: MQTVLLVIYLMVVVALIGVVLIQRSEGGGLGIGGGSGFMSARGTANALTRTTAVLAFLFFGLALAMGILSRYEPQATDILERIPGTGSSGGVLDSLGGGQPAPAGGNTQAPAPTNGANNAAPAGGATAPAQAPTGAAPAPAAPANGANGNTGSQVPSGQ, encoded by the coding sequence ATGCAGACCGTACTACTCGTCATCTATCTCATGGTGGTCGTCGCCTTGATCGGCGTCGTTCTCATTCAGCGTTCCGAAGGCGGTGGTCTCGGCATCGGCGGCGGCTCGGGCTTCATGTCCGCGCGCGGCACGGCCAATGCGCTGACCCGCACGACGGCCGTTCTGGCATTTCTCTTCTTCGGGCTCGCGCTCGCGATGGGCATTCTGTCGCGCTACGAGCCGCAGGCAACCGACATCCTCGAGCGGATTCCGGGCACTGGCTCGAGCGGCGGCGTGCTTGACTCGCTCGGTGGCGGCCAGCCCGCGCCGGCCGGCGGAAACACGCAGGCTCCGGCTCCGACCAACGGCGCCAACAATGCGGCTCCGGCAGGTGGCGCGACCGCTCCCGCCCAGGCGCCGACGGGTGCGGCGCCCGCGCCCGCAGCGCCGGCGAACGGCGCTAACGGCAATACGGGATCGCAAGTTCCGAGCGGCCAGTAA
- the kdsA gene encoding 3-deoxy-8-phosphooctulonate synthase: METNATVVVGEGAGQVVFSQKERLTLIAGPCQMESREHAFMIAGKLVELCKSLGLGLVYKSSFDKANRTSLSGKRGIGLEKAMEIFADVKKEFGFPVLTDIHTEEQCAVVAETVDILQIPAFLSRQTDLLVAAAKTGRVINVKKGQFLAPWDMKNVLAKFTMSGNPNVLLCERGASFGYNTLVSDMRSLPIMAAFGAPVVFDATHSVQQPGGQGGSSGGQREFVETLARAAVAVGVAGVFIETHEDPDNAPSDGPNMVPLKDMPRLLEKLLAFDAIAKA; this comes from the coding sequence ATGGAAACGAATGCAACGGTTGTCGTCGGCGAGGGTGCCGGCCAGGTGGTCTTTTCGCAGAAGGAACGGCTGACGCTGATCGCCGGCCCTTGCCAGATGGAGAGCCGCGAGCACGCCTTCATGATAGCCGGAAAGCTCGTGGAGCTTTGCAAGTCGCTCGGGCTCGGCCTTGTCTATAAGTCCTCCTTCGACAAGGCGAACCGCACGTCCCTTTCCGGCAAACGTGGCATCGGCCTTGAAAAAGCGATGGAAATCTTTGCCGACGTCAAGAAGGAGTTCGGATTTCCGGTGCTGACGGATATCCACACCGAGGAGCAGTGTGCCGTCGTCGCTGAGACCGTCGATATCCTGCAGATCCCCGCCTTCCTGTCGCGCCAGACGGACCTGCTTGTCGCGGCTGCCAAGACGGGACGCGTGATCAATGTCAAGAAGGGCCAGTTCCTCGCCCCCTGGGACATGAAGAACGTGCTTGCCAAGTTCACGATGAGCGGCAATCCGAACGTGCTGCTGTGCGAGCGCGGCGCGTCTTTCGGCTACAATACGCTGGTTTCCGATATGCGCTCGCTGCCGATCATGGCGGCTTTTGGTGCGCCGGTGGTCTTTGACGCCACTCATTCCGTACAGCAGCCCGGCGGGCAGGGCGGCTCGTCAGGCGGCCAGCGCGAATTTGTCGAGACCCTGGCGCGGGCGGCCGTTGCGGTCGGCGTCGCAGGTGTCTTCATCGAGACCCACGAAGATCCTGACAACGCGCCTTCCGACGGACCGAATATGGTGCCGCTCAAGGACATGCCGCGGCTTCTCGAAAAGCTGCTCGCCTTCGACGCCATCGCCAAGGCCTGA